From a single Cryptococcus neoformans var. neoformans B-3501A chromosome 3, whole genome shotgun sequence genomic region:
- a CDS encoding hypothetical protein (Match to EST gb|CF190941.1|CF190941) has protein sequence MNRPISTLRLVLSATQPRFAPSPAVLRPFVSSTRLYATHHETASPHSQSQATSDLLKGLGNKTGTSSGTQDTVGPFPLGVGPNGRRKTWKSWSDLNIGGKLVRTTQQTGNLTVILFGGALFVVLTFALTTELFAKNSPSVLYSHAIDMIRGSNALDAYLLPPLKFTHSPHSSAPVRGSPPIAHTFIRNPTSGKDHLVISFWIHGRAKDEEETLSWIKQGWRSAVAWGKEGMDMLVGEKPEDVVKEDVEKKERVVVKKEPGTLSRWFGGLNLRSTAGSRVPLAKELPPAGTYTVGEARGEYVKDEAGEFQMLSLIVDIPSSKASYPGRAVIFQSPEAETEGLLGKRIR, from the exons ATGAACCGCCCCATCTCCACACTTCGCCTCGTTCTTTCCGCTACTCAGCCTCGCTTCGCCCCGTCACCTGCCGTCCTTCGCCCATTTGTATCCTCCACACGCCTCTACGCTACCCACCATGAAACGGCTTCCCCGCATTCTCAATCACAAGCCACAAGCGATCTTTTGAAGGGGCTCGGAAATAAGACGGGAACATCTTCTGGTACCCAAGACACTGTCGGGCCATTCCCTCTTGGAGTTGGGCCCAATGGCCGTAGGAAGACTTGGAAGTCATGGTCTGACTTGAACATTGGAGGAAAGC TGGTCCGTACAACGCAGCAGACTGGTAATCTGACTGTCATCCTTTTCGGAGGCGCCCTTTTTGTTGTCCTGACGTTTGCTCTCACAACGGAATTGTTTGCAAAGAACTCCCCTTCTGTGCTCTACTCCCATGCCATAGATATGATCCGCGGTTCAAATGCT CTTGACGCGTACCTTCTGCCTCCTCTTAAATTCACTCATTCCCCACATTCCTCTGCACCCGTCAGAGGCTCTCCTCCAATCGCTCATACCTTTATCCGCAACCCCACTTCAGGCAAGGATCATCTTGTTATCTCTTTCTGGATCCATGGTAGGGccaaagacgaagaagagactcTTTCATGGATAAAACAAGGTTGGAGGTCTGCTGTCGCttggggaaaggaaggcaTGGATATGTTGGTGGGCGAAAAACCAGAAGATGTGGTAAAggaagatgtggaaaagaaagagcgAGTGGTGGTTAAGAAGGAACCCGGAACGTTATCCAGATGGTTCGGTGGGTTGAATTTGAGGTCGACTGCTGGATCTCGGGTTCCATTAGCAAAAGAACTGCCTCCTGCTGGGACATATACCGTGGGAGAAGCTCGAGGAGAGTATGTCAAG GATGAGGCTGGAGAGTTCCAAATGCTCTCGCTGATAGTCGACATACCATCATCCAAGGCTTCCTACCCTGGACGAGctgtcatcttccaaagccCCGAGGCGGAAACCGAGGGCCTTTTAGGCAAACGCATCCGATGA